CGCCCTGGCACGTCCGCTGGTCCAGGCCGGTCGGCCGCCGGAGCCAGGGCCTGCGCTGGACGTGTTCGTGGCGGCGTACGCGGCGGTGTGGGGCGCACGGGACACGCCCGCGTTCCGCCGTGCCCTCTTCGGCCGGACGGAGGTCGAGCGCGATCCCCGGCTGCGCCGGTACTGGCGGTTGGTCGGGACGGTGACCGGAGAGGACGTCACCGTCGGCGTGGCGCAATCGTGGCTCCTGGACGCGCTCGCAGCGTGACCACCCGGGCTAACCGCCGCCGGCCCGTCGGCCGATCACCCGGTTCCGGCCCGCGTCCTTCGCCTCCAGCACGGCGACGCTGGCTTCCTCCACCGCGTCCGTCACCGACGCCCCGGGCGGCACCTCGACCACGCCGATCGACACCGTCACCACCCCGCCGGCGTTGCCCCGGTGCTCGACGCCGAGCCGTTCCACCGCCTGCCTGATCCGCTCCCCCAACGCCAGCGCGCCCTCCAGCCGCGTGTCCGGCAGCAGCACGGTGAACTCCTCGCCGCCGTACCGGTACGCGCGATCGGCGGACCGGGCGGTGCGGTGGATGGCCTGGCCGACCTTGCGCAACGTCTCGTGCCCGGCCAGGTAGCGGTACAGGGTGTTGTAGCTGTGGAAGCGGTCGATGTCGACGAGCAGCAGGCTGTAGGGCTCGCCGACGCGGTTGAGGCGGGCGTGGTCGGCGTCGAACGTGGCCGGGTTCGGCAGGCCGGTCCGCTGGTCGATCGTCGCTGCCTCGGCCAGCGCCCGGTTCTCCGCGTGCAGCTCCTCCAGCCGTTCGGCGAGCCGGTCGACCTGGTGCTTGCGGGCCAGCGCCCAGTCCTCCAGGTCCTCGTCGTACACGGCGACGCCCACCGGGCCGATCGTCTTCGCCCGGTACATCGCCAGGTCCGCCTGGTGCAGCAGGTCCTCCGCGCCGTGCCCCGGCCGGACGAACGTGATGCCCGCCGACACCGACACCCGGACCACGCCGTCCGCCAACATCACCGGCGTGGCGATCACGGCCAGGATTTCGTGCGCGGCGGCGATCGCCTGCTGCTCGTCCAGCCGGTCGAGCAGGACGACGAACTCGTCGCCGCCGAGCCGGGCCGCCGTGCCGCGACCGGCCACGACAGCGGCCAGCCGGAACGCCACCAGGCGCAGCACGTGGTCGCCGGCGGCGTGGCCGTGGTGGTCGTTGACCTCCTTGAACTGGTCGAGGTCGAGGAACAGCAGCACCGTGCCCGGCGCTCCGCGCACCGCCTGCTCCAGCCGGGGCAGGAACCCGGGGCGGTTCGCCAGACCGGTCAACGCGTCGGTGTTGAGCCGGATGCCGAGCTCGGCCGCCGTCTCCGCCCAGCCCGTGACGTCGAGCGCGACCACGACGAGGCCGCGCACGTCCGGGTCCGCGCTCAGGTCCCGGGCGACCAGGTCCACCCGTCGGTGCACCGATCCCTCCACCGGCACCGCGCACGTGCACCGCGAAGCACCCGTGCGACCCACCGCCTGGAGGAACGTGCCGACCGCCGCCGCG
This is a stretch of genomic DNA from Saccharothrix ecbatanensis. It encodes these proteins:
- a CDS encoding sensor domain-containing diguanylate cyclase; the encoded protein is MNGGFHQAVLEHADAAVLVVDPSDLGVRWASPAARRLFGGASGVLPALVADGDAAAVGTFLQAVGRTGASRCTCAVPVEGSVHRRVDLVARDLSADPDVRGLVVVALDVTGWAETAAELGIRLNTDALTGLANRPGFLPRLEQAVRGAPGTVLLFLDLDQFKEVNDHHGHAAGDHVLRLVAFRLAAVVAGRGTAARLGGDEFVVLLDRLDEQQAIAAAHEILAVIATPVMLADGVVRVSVSAGITFVRPGHGAEDLLHQADLAMYRAKTIGPVGVAVYDEDLEDWALARKHQVDRLAERLEELHAENRALAEAATIDQRTGLPNPATFDADHARLNRVGEPYSLLLVDIDRFHSYNTLYRYLAGHETLRKVGQAIHRTARSADRAYRYGGEEFTVLLPDTRLEGALALGERIRQAVERLGVEHRGNAGGVVTVSIGVVEVPPGASVTDAVEEASVAVLEAKDAGRNRVIGRRAGGG